In Flavobacterium endoglycinae, one DNA window encodes the following:
- a CDS encoding FecR family protein, whose translation MQINFRQLSDEEKKSTKEKIHHGLIELQRKEVRRNRNKKLFTVLSSAACLLLVTFFVFYNTSDSKSSPQSDLERFAETQPSIDSNSNLDNVSLILQDQKTIAVQDSSVISYGKNGTKLTVGTQTINTSPTSSSFNTVRVPYGKRTQIVLSDGTTVWLNSGSSLIYPTQFDGSIREVYLNGEAAFDVSHNKAKPFFVKTKECNVRVLGTVFNVSSYAEDQTIQTALLQGKVRITYNKKGFMSNQELQQDLTPGMIATIDKDTKQLKVERKDVASILSWRDGYFTFKSQSLGTILNKLSKYYKIEFIKSAHLNLDANYSGSLALNENLNSLASTLSSITNNSCTVNANQRTITIK comes from the coding sequence ATGCAAATTAATTTTAGACAATTATCAGATGAAGAAAAAAAATCCACAAAGGAAAAGATTCATCATGGATTAATTGAACTCCAAAGAAAAGAAGTCCGCCGCAATAGAAACAAAAAACTTTTCACAGTACTTTCCTCAGCAGCTTGTCTTTTGTTGGTGACATTTTTTGTGTTCTACAATACATCCGATTCTAAAAGTAGTCCACAATCAGATTTGGAACGTTTTGCTGAAACACAGCCATCGATAGATTCAAATAGCAATTTAGATAATGTCTCGCTTATTTTGCAAGACCAGAAAACTATAGCAGTACAGGACAGTTCTGTTATCAGTTATGGAAAAAATGGCACAAAACTAACTGTTGGAACACAAACCATTAATACAAGCCCTACTAGTTCTTCTTTTAATACCGTTAGAGTTCCGTACGGCAAAAGAACACAGATCGTGTTGAGCGATGGAACAACAGTATGGCTCAATTCAGGTTCATCCTTAATTTATCCAACCCAATTTGATGGATCAATCCGTGAAGTATATTTAAACGGTGAAGCAGCGTTTGATGTAAGTCATAACAAAGCAAAACCATTTTTTGTAAAAACAAAAGAATGTAATGTACGCGTTTTGGGAACGGTTTTCAATGTGAGTTCATATGCAGAAGACCAAACTATTCAAACAGCATTATTGCAAGGAAAAGTTCGAATTACCTACAATAAAAAAGGATTCATGAGCAATCAGGAACTTCAGCAAGACTTAACGCCTGGAATGATTGCTACAATTGATAAAGATACAAAACAGCTCAAAGTTGAACGAAAAGATGTTGCCTCAATATTGTCGTGGAGAGATGGTTATTTTACCTTCAAAAGCCAATCTTTAGGAACTATTTTAAACAAACTTTCAAAATATTATAAAATAGAATTTATAAAAAGTGCCCATTTAAACCTTGACGCTAATTATTCGGGATCATTAGCTTTAAATGAAAACCTTAATTCGCTGGCAAGCACATTATCCAGTATTACCAATAACAGCTGTACTGTTAACGCCAACCAAAGAACTATTACAATCAAATAA
- a CDS encoding RNA polymerase sigma factor produces MENTTTDISLWQQIKKGDITAFENLYDSYADVLLTFALQYTNEASEAQDAVHDVFLDLYRYKNNLSDPVNVKSYLLKITQRNILRKNKSREKLFIYDEDHQQKALEETSFEQTLIEEEKILELNSKLAFAMQDLTEKQRKALFYRFNENKPYEEIAYILDISVESCRTLIYRCLKELRKKL; encoded by the coding sequence ATGGAAAATACCACCACAGATATTTCTTTATGGCAGCAGATTAAAAAAGGTGACATTACCGCCTTTGAAAATCTGTATGATAGTTATGCTGATGTTTTATTAACTTTTGCACTTCAATATACAAATGAAGCATCAGAAGCTCAAGATGCTGTACATGATGTTTTTTTAGATCTCTACCGCTATAAAAACAATCTTTCTGATCCTGTAAATGTAAAATCTTATCTTTTAAAAATTACCCAGAGAAATATTTTGCGTAAGAACAAAAGCAGAGAAAAGTTATTTATATATGATGAAGACCATCAGCAGAAAGCTTTAGAAGAAACTTCATTTGAACAAACCTTAATCGAAGAGGAAAAAATTTTAGAATTAAATTCAAAATTGGCTTTTGCAATGCAGGACCTTACCGAAAAACAGCGCAAAGCTTTGTTTTACCGATTCAATGAAAACAAACCATACGAAGAAATTGCTTACATCTTAGATATATCTGTCGAATCATGCAGAACATTGATTTACAGATGTTTAAAAGAATTGCGAAAAAAACTTTAA
- a CDS encoding glycoside hydrolase family 97 protein, translated as MKFKTKLIVFVIAVQLPAILSAQSKQHLVTVTSPDKKLEVQIQQTSANTIEYNFRADNQVLIKQSKLGLESANTIHWNKVSSSSVKSVWKPIWGKRKNVPDNYNQIIIDLTLYQIKVRVYNDGMAFRYEGLASEKELTEFNFAANYSAWYYNGERHNIGPEKLNEAADIRKPVMVIKAAENSYMAVHEADLESGEPLLLQPQKGTTLFSVPSKNAKAWRVVMYGRSPGELTDSHLIELLNPEPSKGADFSWVKPGVAVWDWRIDGAQADGFKYEMSLESWKRMIDLASANEMKSLVLDANWYGEEFNKESDPLKGGKVQQVHQIIAYGKQKNVGVWLYLNDVGGKNYPLEKTLKQYGDWGAAGVKYGFMQGTPEQKNIHTQLITKLCAENHLMVDFHDDPVHPYGQMRTWPNAVTREFCQAQSDARRVFEPKTFVTSVFVNMVAGPIDMNNGTFDMEQKGRVDNPMPVPSTITAEAARTLITFSGATIIPDIPENYNKYPELLTFIRAQKQPWQESKTISGEIGQYIVMARQAVDGNWLIAAATNEDGRSLRIPLTVLGKGTYKAMIIQDGKDADFRSNKVSHETISKEVTSHDFIDVTLAPGGGACILLQKEKLSLKK; from the coding sequence ATGAAGTTTAAAACGAAATTAATCGTATTTGTAATAGCCGTTCAATTGCCGGCTATTTTATCTGCACAATCAAAACAACATCTGGTTACAGTCACTTCTCCAGATAAAAAGCTTGAAGTTCAAATTCAACAAACCAGCGCAAATACCATAGAATATAATTTTAGGGCTGATAATCAGGTACTGATAAAACAAAGCAAACTTGGACTCGAATCTGCAAATACCATCCATTGGAATAAAGTCAGCAGTTCGTCTGTAAAAAGTGTTTGGAAACCAATTTGGGGTAAAAGAAAAAATGTTCCCGATAATTACAATCAAATTATAATAGATCTTACACTCTATCAAATTAAAGTAAGAGTATACAATGATGGAATGGCTTTTAGATATGAAGGATTAGCTTCAGAAAAAGAACTAACAGAATTCAATTTTGCGGCCAACTATTCAGCTTGGTATTATAATGGGGAAAGACATAATATAGGTCCTGAAAAATTAAATGAAGCAGCTGATATTCGAAAGCCTGTTATGGTTATCAAAGCAGCAGAAAATAGTTATATGGCCGTGCATGAAGCTGATCTCGAAAGCGGTGAGCCTTTACTTTTGCAGCCGCAAAAAGGAACTACTTTATTTTCCGTGCCTTCTAAAAATGCTAAAGCATGGAGAGTAGTGATGTATGGAAGGAGTCCAGGAGAATTAACGGATTCTCATTTAATTGAATTACTTAATCCCGAACCCTCTAAAGGAGCAGATTTTTCATGGGTAAAACCCGGTGTAGCTGTATGGGACTGGCGTATTGATGGTGCGCAAGCTGATGGCTTTAAATATGAAATGTCACTAGAATCGTGGAAACGCATGATCGATCTGGCATCTGCAAATGAAATGAAATCGTTAGTATTAGACGCCAACTGGTATGGGGAAGAATTTAACAAAGAGTCCGATCCTTTAAAAGGTGGTAAAGTACAGCAGGTACATCAAATCATTGCGTATGGAAAACAAAAAAATGTAGGTGTCTGGCTGTATTTAAATGATGTTGGAGGAAAAAATTATCCTTTAGAAAAAACATTGAAACAATATGGAGACTGGGGAGCGGCCGGTGTAAAATATGGTTTTATGCAGGGAACGCCAGAGCAAAAAAACATACATACACAACTTATCACAAAACTTTGTGCGGAAAACCATTTAATGGTTGATTTTCATGATGATCCGGTTCACCCTTATGGACAAATGAGAACTTGGCCTAATGCAGTTACGCGAGAGTTTTGTCAGGCGCAATCCGATGCACGCAGGGTATTTGAGCCCAAAACATTTGTAACCTCTGTCTTTGTCAACATGGTAGCGGGACCTATTGATATGAACAATGGTACCTTCGATATGGAACAGAAAGGAAGAGTCGACAATCCAATGCCGGTACCTTCTACCATTACAGCAGAAGCGGCACGCACACTTATAACCTTTTCTGGCGCAACCATTATTCCTGATATTCCTGAAAACTACAATAAATACCCTGAATTATTAACTTTTATACGTGCACAAAAACAACCTTGGCAGGAAAGCAAAACAATCAGCGGGGAAATTGGACAGTATATTGTGATGGCACGTCAGGCTGTAGATGGAAACTGGCTGATAGCCGCAGCCACAAATGAAGATGGCCGTTCGCTCCGTATTCCTCTAACAGTATTAGGAAAAGGCACTTACAAAGCAATGATTATTCAAGATGGAAAAGACGCCGATTTCAGAAGCAACAAAGTGAGTCATGAAACCATTTCCAAAGAAGTGACCAGCCATGACTTTATTGATGTTACACTTGCGCCAGGTGGAGGAGCTTGTATTTTATTACAAAAAGAAAAATTGTCCTTGAAAAAGTAA
- a CDS encoding T9SS sorting signal type C domain-containing protein, translating into MKKLFFSFILLLAAQYVISLNSNPFLSKPLLKENAFLKFKDPAPEFKSALEVERHRVWLNLTNPEGLFKQLLIGYITGATNGWDHQYDAPTIDGNVYADFYSINEDRKLVIQGRAVPFDPSDIVPLGYRSSIIGNLTISIDHADGILETRDIFLKDKVTGKLHNLKKGSYTFSTLAGVFQDRFVLFYDPDIKLGMNDDVKNNLQPLFVTSKDKVISLKSESAPLQEVAVYDISGKILFSSQKIGAPQLEINSIDSGSQILLVKTTLENGLVMTRKVLF; encoded by the coding sequence ATGAAAAAGCTTTTCTTTTCATTCATACTGCTTTTAGCTGCTCAGTATGTTATTTCATTAAACTCAAATCCATTTTTATCTAAGCCCTTACTAAAGGAAAACGCATTCTTAAAATTTAAAGACCCAGCTCCCGAATTTAAAAGTGCATTAGAAGTGGAAAGACACCGTGTATGGCTTAATCTGACCAATCCCGAAGGCCTATTTAAACAGCTGCTCATAGGATATATTACAGGAGCAACCAATGGATGGGACCATCAATATGATGCCCCTACTATCGACGGTAATGTATATGCCGATTTTTACAGTATTAATGAAGATAGAAAGCTGGTAATTCAAGGCCGTGCCGTGCCCTTTGATCCATCAGATATTGTTCCGCTTGGCTACCGATCATCCATAATAGGAAACCTTACCATTTCTATTGACCATGCAGATGGTATTTTAGAAACACGGGATATATTTCTAAAGGATAAAGTAACAGGAAAACTGCACAATCTGAAAAAGGGTTCTTATACCTTCTCTACTCTCGCAGGGGTTTTTCAAGATCGTTTTGTACTGTTTTATGATCCAGATATCAAATTAGGAATGAACGATGATGTGAAAAATAATTTACAGCCTCTTTTTGTCACTTCAAAAGATAAAGTGATCAGTCTAAAATCTGAAAGTGCACCTTTACAGGAAGTTGCTGTTTATGATATTTCGGGAAAAATTCTTTTCAGCAGCCAAAAGATCGGAGCTCCGCAGCTCGAAATCAATTCCATTGACTCAGGAAGCCAGATTCTATTGGTTAAGACCACTTTAGAAAATGGTCTTGTAATGACTAGGAAAGTGCTATTCTAG
- a CDS encoding GAF domain-containing hybrid sensor histidine kinase/response regulator — translation MKATKMPIPRNEAQRLDALKRYNILDTLPDNAFDDATALVSYICGVPIAYISFIDENRQWFKSETGLGVSQVPREITFCRYTIMDSKLVEIPDTLLSERFKDDPNVTGGFKIRFYAGVPLTTPDGYHIGVLCAADHVPKKLNARQRSALKIVARHVINTLELETKNNELASQKKIAERAVAAKENFLANMSHEIRTPLNAVIGFTELLAGTKLDQQQRIFVQDVQTAGENLLLIVNDILDLSKIESGGLTLDIQPFNLKKALRHVYDLLKVKAVPEVEFNLYLDAELPEMVSGDQGRLNQILVNLAGNALKFTSEGEVTISVKKTGETHDAYQLRFSVKDTGIGIPQEYLDTVFERFTQAEESTTRKFGGTGLGLNIVKQLVELHDSQIQVKSREGYGSEFFFTASYKKASFEEEQRESKPVNDLGRLSILLCEDNRLNQKLAQNVIESFGFEIDTAENGEQGIELLSHKKYDLVLMDLQMPVKDGYQTTEYIRREMNNPIPIIAMTAHSLAGEQDRCYKAGMDGYVPKPFKQHELLQAIKTAVKKESRNLQRPKADLSQIEETDRIKPGWKKEVTSQFIEKAPIELKELQSAVKRNDFETVLQTAEQLQLWLHLFLLESLSENLRAVEREAIGRKFTAETADHLDILHCCILEIIKDLKGK, via the coding sequence ATGAAAGCTACCAAAATGCCCATACCTCGTAATGAAGCGCAGCGTCTTGACGCCTTAAAACGTTATAACATTCTGGATACGCTTCCCGATAACGCCTTTGATGATGCTACAGCCCTTGTGTCCTACATTTGCGGAGTTCCGATTGCTTATATATCCTTTATCGATGAGAACCGTCAATGGTTTAAATCTGAAACTGGACTGGGCGTCTCTCAAGTGCCAAGAGAAATCACCTTCTGCCGGTATACAATCATGGATTCCAAATTGGTTGAAATTCCCGATACTCTCCTCAGCGAACGTTTCAAAGATGATCCCAATGTAACAGGCGGTTTTAAAATACGTTTTTACGCAGGAGTTCCTCTTACCACTCCTGATGGCTATCATATTGGCGTGCTTTGCGCAGCAGATCATGTACCTAAAAAACTTAATGCGAGGCAGCGCAGTGCGCTTAAGATTGTGGCTCGCCACGTAATCAACACTCTGGAACTCGAAACCAAAAACAATGAACTTGCCAGTCAAAAAAAAATAGCCGAACGCGCCGTGGCAGCTAAAGAAAATTTTCTAGCCAATATGAGCCACGAAATCAGAACACCGCTGAATGCTGTTATCGGATTTACGGAACTTCTGGCTGGCACCAAACTCGACCAGCAGCAGCGCATATTTGTGCAAGATGTGCAGACGGCTGGAGAAAACCTGCTGTTGATTGTTAATGATATACTCGATCTTTCTAAAATTGAATCAGGAGGACTTACACTTGATATACAGCCTTTTAATCTCAAAAAAGCACTTCGTCATGTTTATGATTTACTCAAGGTCAAAGCCGTTCCTGAGGTAGAATTCAACCTATATCTCGATGCAGAACTTCCTGAAATGGTTTCTGGAGATCAAGGAAGACTCAACCAAATACTGGTCAATCTGGCAGGAAATGCACTGAAGTTTACCAGTGAAGGCGAAGTGACGATTTCGGTCAAAAAAACTGGAGAAACACACGACGCTTATCAGCTCCGTTTTTCGGTAAAAGATACAGGGATAGGTATTCCCCAAGAATACCTTGATACGGTTTTTGAACGTTTTACTCAGGCCGAGGAAAGCACCACACGAAAATTTGGAGGCACTGGACTTGGTCTTAATATTGTTAAACAGCTTGTAGAACTGCATGATTCCCAGATACAAGTTAAAAGCCGCGAGGGATACGGCTCGGAATTTTTCTTTACAGCTTCTTATAAAAAAGCCTCGTTTGAGGAAGAGCAGCGAGAAAGCAAACCCGTAAACGACTTGGGAAGACTCAGTATTCTGCTCTGTGAGGACAATAGACTGAATCAGAAACTCGCACAGAATGTTATTGAAAGTTTCGGATTTGAAATTGATACTGCTGAAAATGGCGAACAAGGAATAGAATTACTATCGCACAAGAAATATGATTTGGTGCTGATGGATCTTCAGATGCCGGTAAAAGACGGTTACCAAACCACAGAATATATCCGCCGTGAGATGAATAATCCTATTCCCATTATTGCGATGACGGCGCATTCGCTTGCTGGCGAACAAGACCGCTGCTACAAAGCCGGAATGGACGGTTATGTGCCAAAACCGTTTAAACAGCATGAACTGCTTCAAGCTATTAAAACTGCCGTGAAAAAAGAGAGCCGCAATTTACAGCGTCCAAAGGCAGATTTATCCCAAATAGAAGAAACGGATCGAATTAAACCAGGCTGGAAAAAAGAAGTGACAAGCCAGTTTATCGAAAAGGCACCCATAGAGCTTAAAGAATTGCAGAGCGCTGTAAAACGAAATGATTTCGAAACAGTGCTGCAAACCGCAGAACAGCTCCAACTATGGCTTCATCTCTTTCTTCTGGAAAGTCTCAGCGAAAATCTGCGTGCTGTTGAAAGAGAAGCTATCGGAAGAAAATTTACAGCCGAAACAGCCGATCATCTCGATATACTGCACTGCTGTATTCTTGAAATTATAAAAGATCTCAAAGGGAAGTAA
- a CDS encoding glycoside hydrolase domain-containing protein, whose product MKRSKNYANVFDTSTAFMRGRLENGNWITPFNPEFPYYEYMYREANAWQVSFFAPHDMKGLVDLYGGAEAFEKKLDEFFTKPWNPDYIAWNLSGFIGQYCHGNQPDHEAPFSYYFVDKPEKSQKRIDEILKTMYGIGPEKLAMSGMDDAGEMSSWYVFGALGLYPLSPADPEYLVTVPIFKEVVWIMPSWKKLRIRNNSERRNLKAIKINGKLNNSYFISHDLFKNGGEVELDTH is encoded by the coding sequence ATGAAACGTTCAAAAAACTATGCAAATGTTTTTGATACATCAACAGCCTTTATGCGTGGCAGACTCGAAAATGGCAATTGGATTACTCCTTTTAATCCTGAATTTCCGTATTATGAATATATGTACCGCGAAGCCAATGCATGGCAGGTTTCGTTTTTTGCGCCTCATGATATGAAAGGACTTGTTGATTTGTATGGAGGAGCAGAAGCTTTTGAAAAAAAATTGGACGAGTTTTTTACCAAACCGTGGAATCCAGATTATATTGCTTGGAATCTTTCAGGTTTTATTGGCCAATACTGTCATGGAAACCAGCCAGATCACGAAGCGCCATTTTCGTATTATTTTGTAGATAAACCTGAAAAATCACAAAAAAGGATTGACGAAATTTTGAAAACCATGTACGGAATAGGGCCTGAAAAATTAGCCATGTCCGGAATGGATGATGCTGGTGAAATGTCTTCTTGGTATGTATTTGGTGCGTTAGGACTATATCCGCTGTCACCAGCTGATCCAGAATACCTTGTTACCGTTCCAATTTTTAAGGAGGTGGTTTGGATCATGCCATCTTGGAAAAAGCTCAGAATTAGAAATAACTCAGAAAGAAGAAATCTGAAAGCTATCAAGATCAATGGAAAGTTAAACAATAGCTATTTTATTTCGCATGACCTTTTTAAAAATGGAGGTGAAGTAGAACTCGATACACACTAG
- a CDS encoding 3-keto-disaccharide hydrolase: MKKKLAVLISLICIGTIEAQKDFKALFDGKSTAGWHSYGKNTAGSGWKAQDGILYFDPQAAVNGQGGDLVTDAEFQNFHLKLDWKTEKGSNSGIIFYINEDAQKYQNTYSTGLEMQILDNETHPDGKIKKHRAGDLYDLIQSRSEPVRETGKWNTAEIISKNGNLTFILNGVIVVETVLWDAAFQKRIADSKFAGWPEFGTFKKGRIALQDHGDKVYFRNILIKEL; encoded by the coding sequence ATGAAGAAAAAGTTAGCAGTCCTAATAAGTTTAATATGTATAGGAACAATTGAGGCACAAAAAGATTTTAAAGCTCTTTTTGATGGAAAATCAACAGCTGGCTGGCATTCCTACGGAAAAAATACTGCAGGATCAGGCTGGAAAGCACAAGATGGCATACTTTATTTTGATCCTCAAGCGGCAGTTAATGGGCAGGGCGGAGATTTGGTAACGGATGCTGAATTTCAAAATTTCCATTTAAAATTAGATTGGAAAACAGAAAAAGGCAGTAACAGCGGAATTATTTTTTATATCAACGAAGATGCGCAAAAATATCAAAATACATATAGTACCGGTTTGGAAATGCAGATCCTTGATAATGAAACCCATCCTGATGGTAAAATTAAAAAACACCGCGCAGGAGATTTGTACGATTTAATCCAGAGCAGATCAGAACCAGTGAGAGAAACCGGTAAATGGAATACAGCTGAAATTATCAGCAAGAATGGAAACTTAACTTTTATCCTAAATGGAGTTATTGTAGTAGAAACAGTGCTTTGGGACGCGGCTTTTCAAAAGCGCATTGCAGATAGTAAATTTGCAGGATGGCCTGAATTTGGAACCTTTAAAAAAGGAAGGATAGCGCTACAAGATCACGGAGACAAAGTATACTTTCGCAATATTCTAATCAAAGAACTATAG
- the mnmE gene encoding tRNA uridine-5-carboxymethylaminomethyl(34) synthesis GTPase MnmE — protein MINQDSIVALATPSGAGAIAIIRISGAEAISIGNSVFKSIKNKDLTKQKTHTLHLGHIVDDAKILDEVLVSVFKGPNSYTGEDTIEISCHGSTYIQQQIIQLLLRKGCRMADAGEFTLRAFLNGKLDLSQAEAVADLISSDNEASHQIAMQQMRGGFSNEIAKLREELLNFASLIELELDFAEEDVEFADRTQFHELLNRIEFVLKRLIDSFAVGNVIKNGIPVAIVGEPNVGKSTLLNALLNEERAIVSDIAGTTRDTIEDELVIGGVGFRFIDTAGIRETKDVVESIGIKKTFEKIDQAQVVIYLFDGLKFKTSSSEFVSEIEQIKNKYPLKPLIIVVNKKDILSEEEVSNITSQLADLNAILLLISAKQKIGVEDLKNQLLSFVNTGALRNNETIVTNTRHYDSLLKALDEIQKVKFGLETNLSSDLIALDIKEALYQFGLITGQVSNDELLGNIFANFCIGK, from the coding sequence ATGATAAATCAAGATTCTATAGTTGCATTGGCCACACCGTCTGGAGCGGGAGCTATTGCTATCATCCGTATCTCGGGAGCTGAAGCAATTTCTATTGGAAATTCGGTTTTTAAATCCATCAAAAACAAGGATTTAACCAAACAAAAAACGCATACACTGCATTTAGGTCATATTGTTGATGATGCTAAAATTCTGGATGAAGTTCTCGTTTCGGTTTTTAAGGGGCCTAACTCCTATACTGGTGAAGATACGATTGAAATTTCCTGCCACGGATCTACTTACATTCAACAGCAGATTATTCAATTGTTATTGAGAAAAGGTTGTAGAATGGCTGATGCAGGAGAATTTACACTAAGAGCCTTTTTGAACGGAAAACTAGATTTATCGCAGGCAGAAGCTGTTGCTGATTTAATTTCTTCAGATAACGAGGCTTCTCACCAAATCGCCATGCAACAAATGCGCGGCGGATTTAGTAATGAAATTGCCAAATTACGCGAAGAACTTCTGAATTTCGCTTCTCTTATAGAGCTTGAACTGGATTTTGCCGAAGAAGATGTAGAATTTGCAGACCGCACTCAGTTTCATGAATTATTAAACCGAATTGAATTTGTTTTAAAACGTCTGATTGATTCTTTTGCGGTTGGGAATGTTATTAAAAACGGAATTCCAGTCGCTATTGTTGGCGAGCCGAATGTAGGTAAATCTACTTTATTGAATGCTTTGCTTAATGAAGAGCGTGCTATTGTTTCTGACATTGCAGGAACAACGCGTGATACAATTGAAGACGAACTTGTAATTGGTGGTGTTGGTTTCAGATTTATTGATACGGCTGGTATTCGCGAAACTAAAGACGTTGTAGAAAGCATTGGAATTAAAAAAACATTTGAAAAAATAGATCAGGCACAAGTGGTCATTTATCTTTTTGACGGTTTGAAATTCAAAACTTCAAGCTCAGAATTTGTTTCGGAAATTGAACAGATTAAAAATAAGTATCCGTTGAAACCCCTGATTATTGTAGTCAACAAAAAGGATATTTTATCCGAAGAAGAAGTTTCGAACATTACCAGTCAGCTTGCTGATTTAAATGCAATACTGCTTTTAATTTCGGCAAAACAAAAAATTGGTGTTGAAGATTTGAAAAACCAGCTGCTTTCATTTGTAAATACAGGAGCGCTTCGAAATAACGAAACAATCGTTACGAATACAAGACATTATGATTCTTTACTTAAAGCGCTTGATGAAATTCAAAAAGTAAAATTTGGTCTTGAAACAAACCTTTCAAGTGATTTAATTGCATTGGATATTAAAGAAGCTTTATACCAATTTGGCTTGATTACTGGTCAGGTTTCTAATGACGAATTACTGGGAAATATCTTCGCTAATTTCTGCATCGGAAAATAG
- a CDS encoding universal stress protein, producing MKKILFPTDFSEAATNAFVHALEFAKIVKAELVLLHTFEIPVYDSQFFPENYASIYSSIELAKFEMFKDEIPKLRTIAAERKLDDIVIKHRLMDGDLIYNLRNAVEEDQIDFVIMGTTGASDWTKFFTGSNTNSVISEVKVPVLCVPVDAKFKKIKTIGFTTRYREKDKEVLRRILKIAKKTDAKVKSLYVRSSGTDVSDATIKEWEREFSADNVEFLVLPSDEVKETILDFILYKDIDILTTITHKRSFFESIFDTSFSKKIAKEVSIPVLVMHES from the coding sequence ATGAAAAAGATATTATTCCCTACAGACTTTTCTGAAGCCGCTACAAATGCCTTTGTACATGCTTTAGAATTTGCAAAAATTGTCAAAGCCGAACTGGTTTTACTTCATACATTTGAGATTCCGGTTTATGACAGTCAGTTTTTTCCAGAAAATTACGCTTCAATTTACAGTTCAATCGAACTCGCGAAATTTGAAATGTTTAAAGACGAAATTCCGAAACTCCGAACTATTGCTGCCGAAAGAAAGCTTGATGATATTGTAATAAAACACCGTTTAATGGATGGCGACCTCATTTATAACCTTCGAAATGCAGTGGAAGAAGACCAGATTGATTTTGTTATCATGGGTACCACAGGTGCCTCAGACTGGACGAAGTTTTTCACAGGATCTAATACAAATTCGGTGATTTCAGAAGTAAAAGTGCCTGTATTGTGTGTACCAGTTGACGCTAAATTTAAGAAAATCAAAACGATTGGTTTTACAACACGTTACCGTGAAAAAGACAAAGAAGTTCTTCGCAGAATCTTGAAAATTGCTAAAAAAACGGATGCCAAAGTCAAAAGTTTATACGTAAGATCTTCTGGAACTGATGTTTCTGACGCAACCATTAAAGAATGGGAAAGAGAATTTTCTGCTGATAATGTAGAATTTTTAGTTCTTCCAAGTGATGAAGTTAAAGAAACTATTCTTGATTTTATTCTCTATAAAGACATTGATATTTTAACAACGATTACGCATAAAAGATCATTCTTTGAATCCATTTTTGATACAAGTTTCAGTAAAAAGATTGCCAAAGAAGTTTCGATTCCAGTTTTGGTAATGCATGAAAGTTAG